Part of the Helicobacter bilis genome is shown below.
TGCCATCTCGCTTAGGGCTTTATCATCTAGCTTCCACAAAGGCTCATCATCATTTGCCCAATACTCAAGGCATAAAATCGCTGAGTCTTGTCCGCATTGTAAATCTTTAGTCCAATTAGCGAAGTTGGTGATTCTGCCGGTGGAAGTATCCTTGCTATGCACATAAATCCAATTATCTTTAAATAGCGTTGGCTTTTGCGCGCTTTTGGCGGATTCTGCGGCGGGGGCTTGCTCATTACCGCTTAGGTAAATCCCTTCGCCCCCGCCTTGAAAGCCACCAAAATCATCGCAAAATCCTTCCGCCTGCGACTTGTTTAAACTTTGAGCGTTTTGGGCACAAAAGCTAGAATCCAAATTTCTGTCATTGCGAGACACTGCGGAAGCGGTGGCGTGGCAATCCACACTAGAATCCCCTACTTCTACATAAACTAAAATCGTGTTTCTAAATTTTAACCTCCCCGCCAATGCCTTCACACTAGAATCTAGCTCTTCTAGCGACAACACCATATCCCTAAAAGGTGCGGTAGAAATCACAATATCCCCGCTAAACTCGCCCTTGTTTGTAGTAATACCCACCGCCTTTTTGCCCTGCGTTTTAATGCCTAGCACTTCAATATCACAATGCACCACGCCGCCGCGTTTGATAATCTCTTGCTTCATATTTTCATACACCACGCCACAGCCCTTTTTGGGGTAGCTAAACTCATCAACCAAAGTCTTATGCTTTTTGCCCCCACCGCCAAAAAATGCGGACTTTATCGCTTCATAGAGATTAAGCCCTTTAATGCGTTGTGCGGCAAAATCCGCATCTAGCTCACTGCACTTAATCCCCCAGAGCTTTTCTGTGTAGCTTTTAAAAAATATGCTATATAAGCGATAGCCAAAGGCATTTGCCACCCACGATTCAAAGCTATCGCCTTTAAAAGGGCTAATTTTTGCTTTAATATAGCTTAGGACACAAAGGGCAGATTCTACAAAGCCAAGCTTAAAAAGCGCGTCAAACCCACGCAAAGGATAGTAGAAAAACTTGCGGTTATAAAAGATTCTAGTCAATCGTGAGACTTTCTCATACTCGCCATTTGTGTGAGAATGCCAAAAGTCATTTAAGCGTTTATCTTTGCTAAAAAATCTATGCGGTCCAATATCTACAATTTGTGAAAATAGCTCTATGCTTTTACTCATTCCGCCAACTTGTGAATCTAGCTCAAAAATCTCTACACTATATCCATTTTCACTTAGCACTCTAGCCGCGCTAAGCCCAGCCGGTCCTGCACCGATGATTAAGACTTTTTTATTTTGTCTCACTTATTATCCTTTCTTGTAAATTTAATAAAACTAAAATATTTATGCCCCAAATAGTTGCAGATAAAGCCCACGCCCACACCGCTAATGTGGGCTACAAACTCTAAATGTTTTTGATGAAGTAGGAAGCTTTTGTGTGGGGCTAAAAAGGGGCAAGATTGTATAAAATCCTGCAAAGTTGTATAAAAACTCTGTAAAAGCCAAAGTGTCCCCACACTCACAAATAAGGCAATAAGTAGCCCAAAAAGAGCCACAATACTAAAGCGGATAAAGGCTAGTCTTAAGCTTATATTGCGAGAAAAGATATACCTTGCGGATAAGGCGAAATTCACAAAATGCCCTAAGATATAAGCGATAATCACACTGCTTGAAAAGCTTATATAAAAGCTTAGAAAATGCCTTGAGATGAGATTGACAAATAGGGCTAGAAAAGCGACACAAACATACTTTATTAACTGCATTAACTTCCCTTATTTAATAGCGTGGGTTGCTATGCCAAGCAAGTGCTGAAGATAGGATTGTCTCAATATCTGCAAAATGTGCCTTCCAGCCTAGAATCTGCTGTGCCTTAGAGCTATCGCCAATGAGTGTGGCAGGGTCGCCCTCTCGTCTAGATTCTATGGTATAGGGGATCTGTCTGCCACAAAGCCTAGAAGCACACTCTAGCAGCTCAAAGATAGAAAAGCCCTCCCCATTGCCAAGATTAAAGGCTTCGCTTTTGCCACCATTTAAGAGATACTTTAGGGCTAGAATATGTGCGTTTGCCAGGTCATCTATATGGATATAATCCCTTATGCAAGAGCCATCTTTTGTAGGATAATCATCGCCATAAATGCTTAAGCACTCTCTCTGCCCCAAAGCAGTCTGTAAAAGAAGTGGGATTAAATGCGTCTCTGGGCTATGAGATTCACCGATATTAAAAAGCATACTCGCCCCAGCGGCGTTAAAATAACGCAAGATGACATACTCTAGCCCATAAGCGTGGCTAAAGTCTTTTAGCATATTTTCTACCACAAGCTTTGAGTAGCCATAGGGGTTTATGGGATTTTGCGGATGGGATTCTGTGATGGGCAGATGCAAGGGGTGTCCATAAGTGGCACAAGTGGAGCTAAAGATAATGTTTTTGACATTGGCTTTACGCATAGATTCTAGGAGATTTAAGGAGTTTGCGATATTGTTGTAATAATACTTGCTAGGGTCTTTGACACTCTCACCCACATAGGCAAAGGCAGCAAAGTGCATAACTGCTTGTATTTGATATGTGCTAAAGATAGAATCTAGAGTAGCTTTATCGCTTAAATCGGCGTGGATAAAAGTGGTGTTTTTGTGGGCGGTTTGAAGTTGGCGGGATAAATCATTGTTGGAGTTTAAGTTAGATTTAAGATTGTTATAGAGAATAGAATCCTGTGTATTTGCCCCCCCCCCCCCGTTAAAATTTCGCTCTAATTGTGTAAGAAAATTTAGCACAGAATCTTGTGTGTTGGGTGTTTTGGAATCTAGATTCTGCAAAAATTCGCCCTTGTCTATACAATTTGAACGATTAGCTAAATTAGAGGGGTAGTCATTATCGCTTAGATAACTCCTACCCTCTAATTTAGCTAAAGCCTCCAAAGCCACAGAGCAATTGCTAGAATTTGTGGTTTTGTTTGCGTGGTTTGTTAGTGTAGAATCTAGATATTGCGATGAGATAGTAGGGCTTTTAGTAAATGGACTCGTATAAGAGAAAGGAAGTGGTGCATAATGTAAAGATTCCTTATGCCCATAGACTAAATTATCTAGCACAATGGTTTGAAATCCTAGAGTATTGAGCAGGGCATTTGCGTGAGAGCCGATATATCCCGCCCCTCCGGTTACTAGAATCTTTTTGTTTAGCATAGCTTTCCTTTTTAAAATTTATAACTAGCAAATTTATTGAGTTAATATACAGAATTATGTTATAACAGCAAATAATTATAACATAATTCTATGCATTATAGTAATACAAAAGCATGTGTAGTAGCACATAAGCTTGTTGCAAGGGTTAAACCTTGCAAATAATATAACATTCAAATAACAACTAAGAAATGCTTGCAAAGGTAAGATTGGAATTAACCTTTATAATTCTTGATAGCTTGTTGTAAGAGTTCAGCGGCTTTATCTGCTTCTTGGAAGTCTTTTACTTTTACCCATTTATCAGGCTCAAGCATTTTATATGTCTCAAAGAAATTCTTGATTCTATCAAGTGTAAGCTTTGGCAAATCCTTATAGCTTTTCACATCGCTATATGTAGGATCGATTTTATCAAGGGCAACAGCAAGTAGCTTTTCATCCATGCCGCCTTCATCTTCCATGATTAAAACACCTATTAATCGGCATTTAATGACAGAGCCAGCCTGCAGGGGATACTCATTTAACACCAAAATATCCATAGGATCATCATCATCTGCTAATGTATTTGGCACAAATCCATAGTTTGCAGGGTAATACACCGCTGAACGCATGATTCTATCCACTACAACCGCACCAGAATCTTTATCTATCTCATACTTAATGTCTGAACCAAAAGGTATTTCAATAACCGCATTAATCTCATTTGGGACTTTACCATAACTGATTTTTGTAAGATCCATAATCTCTCCTTAAAATTAAATTGGCTTGTATTATAACACTGCATTATTAACTAATCCATTATTTAATTTTATTCTAAAATATATATCTCTTTATGTGTATTAAACTCGCATTTTATGGTAGAATCTAGCCTTTTATTCAAGAAAGGATACTATGCGTTTTTATCTTTATATTTTTTGTATATTCTCTTTCATTACTGCTTTTATCGCATGTAATGATACCAAAATAGATTCAAAAACTACCACTTTAGATGAAGAAATATGGCTATTTAACACGCAATATATTAAGACTATAAATGAAACAAGTTGGGAAAAGCTATCTGTGAGTGCGTTGAACGACTTCACAGACTTTAAACTTGAATTTACCTATATATCCACAGGCAAACCGCAAACTTGTGGATTATATGCAAAAGGAATAGTTGCAAATGAAGCGGTTGGGAATAAAGAAAAAATACAGACAAAGATTCTCATGCGACCAAATCTTATACCAGATGCAGCTATTTGGATTATCCGCACAAATAATACAAGAGGTGGCATAAAGGTTGAAATCAGTGATATTGCCGCTTTTATAGAATCTTGTGGCGATGCACATCAGTATGCAGTTGGCATGTATGATTCTATTCAGTAAGAAAGCTTAAAATATAAATTTTTAGACTACAATATGATAAAACTTTAAAAAGGAAAATTATGGCATTAGAAACTACACATATAGAGTATTTTAAACAACTATTAGGTGAAGAAAACGCAAAAATAGATTCCTTGCATAAACTTGCATATAGCTATGATGCTACGCGTGAATCTAGAGAACCAGATATGGTGCTTTTCCCAAGAGATGAAAAGGATATTAGCGATATTTTAAAGTATTGCAATACTCATCTCATTCCCATTGTGCCAAGGGGGGCTGGTAGCGGTTTTACCGGTGGGAGCATTGTTGCAGATGGTGGCATTGTATTAGCCCTAGAAAAGCATATGAATAAGATTCTAGAACTTGATACAAAAAATCTTATAGTAAGAGTGCAGCCCGGAGTGATTAATAAGGATTTACAAAACTTTGTAGAATCTCATGGACTTTTCTATCCACCAGACCCCGCAAGTGAAAATCAAAGCACAATAGGTGGCAATGTCAGTGAAAATGCAGGTGGTATGCGTGCCGCAAAGTATGGAATCACAAAAGACTATGTTATGGCTATCCGTGCGGTGCTGCCAAATGGTAATATTATCCGTGCGGGTAAAAAGACGATTAAAGATGTGGCAGGATACAATGTCGCAGGGATACTTATCGCAAGTGAGGGGACACTCGCAGTCATTAGCGAAATCACACTAAAACTCATCGCAAAGCCAAAGATTACGCGTTCGGCGATGGGTATTTTTGACACAATAGAAAATGCGATGAATGCAGTATATAAGACAATGGCAAGTGGAGTTACACCAGTAGCTATGGAGTTTTTAGACAATCTTACAATCCGTGCTGTCGAGAGTAAGTTTAACAAAGGCTTACCCACTGAAGCTGGAGCAATTCTTATTACAGAAGTAGATGGTAACTTAGAAGAAGAGATACAATATCAATTAAAACTTATAGAATCTAGATTTAAAGAAAATGGCTGCGTTGAGTTTAAGGTAGCAAAAGATTCTAAAGAAGGGCAGGATCTATGGTTTGCAAGGAAGAATGCAAGTCAAAGCATTAGCATCTATGGTAAGAAAAAGCTAAATGAAGACATCACCGTCCCTCGTGCAAAACTGCCAGAATTACTAGAAAAAATAGATGAAGTAAGTAAGCGTTATGGCTTTAAGATTCCATGTTTTGGACATACAGGCGATGGTAATGTGCATACAAATGTCATGGTTGAAGACTTAAAAGATTTAGATAAAGGGCATGAAGCTATCACAGAGATTTTTAAAATCGCAGTTGAGCTAGAGGGGACTTTAAGCGGAGAGCATGGCATTGGACTTGCTAAAGCACCATTTATGAATCTTGCCTTTAATGAAGATGAAATGAATTTGTTTAGAAGTATTAAAAGTGCATTTGACCCAAATAATATCTTAAACCCAAATAAGATGGGATTGTGAGATTCTTTATTCCTACCCAAAATTCTAACCGACATTTTTTTCATTGTCAAGTCGTTATATTTACTCTAAGTTGAAATAAAAAAGGTGGGCTTGGCAAAATGTCCGCTCATTTTAATTGTAATTTATTTGCCTCCAAATTCCCAAAAAACCGATATTTTCTCTAGTTATATAAGTTTATAAGAGTTAGCTAGAAAAAAAATTTAAAAATTATATGCTTGTGTGTAATATTGTAACTTATATAAAGTGAGTTAGCATAAGTGGGTAATTGCATTTTATTGTGAGAGTAAAAATTCCCCTTGTGTGCTATGTTCTTAGTGATTGCAATGCGTAAATATGCTTTATAACCTAGCTTAAATAAAGCTTTATTTAAAACTTAAAAATAACTTAAAATTTCATTGTTGGAATCACAATTCTATCCAAAGTCCGCAAAATAGGGCATAAAATGTATATGTGTGTCAAAATTTGTGTCATCAGTGTATTTTTTGTGTCATTTATGTGTGATAGAAAATCTTAAAGAATGAGATAAGTTGCAGAGAGATTGAAATATTTTTAAATATTTAAAGCTTTGTGGCTTGTGTGATTGGCTCTTGTAAAGTTGTCTTGCTTTGATTGGCTTTTGTGTGAATGCAAAGGCTAGTGTGATTTATGTTTGCATGATTTAGGGTTTTTGTGTGTTATTTGTGTAATTTTGGCTGATATTCCACTGAAATAAGGCTCTAAAACTAAGCTACACTAGGCTACATTGTGGCTAGTTTTGCTTTTTTGATAGAAATTACACTTAAAACTACCATTAAACTTACATAAATGACTTACATTTTCTTGCAATTTTGTTAAATTCTCGCTTCGTCTGCTTCATTTCATAGTGTTTTTGTCAAAAAAACTCACAAACAATCTTTTTTATATGTTCTCTCTTATATATATTACTATCAACAAACATGTAAGATATAAAAATCTCGCAAAATGTGGCGTGTGAATTGTAGGGCTTTGAAAATGCAAAAATTGCAATTTTGGCTTTCAAATGTGGCGTGAATAAAACACTCAAACACAAAGACACAGAAACATTGATAAACAAACAAAAACGCATAAATTTAGATTTTGGGCTTTAAATGTGGCGTGTGAGCTTAGAAAGGGTCGCACTGGCTTAAATACAGATTTTAAACTAAAAAATGCAGAATCTAGCACACAAAAAACATATAAAACAAGATTCTACAACACATTTAAACACTAGCAAAAAAAACACTTAACACACCAAAATCTCTAAGTCTCTAAAGTATTCTTTCATCACAAACTTATCTTGACTCTTATCATTGACATAGTCTTTATTCTCAACTTCTACTAGGGCTTTCAATCTTACATTATACGAGCCTTCTTTATTAAAAGACTTTAAGATATTATCCTTTTGACTACTCACTTCGCCATCACCAAAATCCCACTCAACTTCTACTA
Proteins encoded:
- a CDS encoding GtrA family protein, producing MQLIKYVCVAFLALFVNLISRHFLSFYISFSSSVIIAYILGHFVNFALSARYIFSRNISLRLAFIRFSIVALFGLLIALFVSVGTLWLLQSFYTTLQDFIQSCPFLAPHKSFLLHQKHLEFVAHISGVGVGFICNYLGHKYFSFIKFTRKDNK
- a CDS encoding FAD-dependent oxidoreductase, coding for MRQNKKVLIIGAGPAGLSAARVLSENGYSVEIFELDSQVGGMSKSIELFSQIVDIGPHRFFSKDKRLNDFWHSHTNGEYEKVSRLTRIFYNRKFFYYPLRGFDALFKLGFVESALCVLSYIKAKISPFKGDSFESWVANAFGYRLYSIFFKSYTEKLWGIKCSELDADFAAQRIKGLNLYEAIKSAFFGGGGKKHKTLVDEFSYPKKGCGVVYENMKQEIIKRGGVVHCDIEVLGIKTQGKKAVGITTNKGEFSGDIVISTAPFRDMVLSLEELDSSVKALAGRLKFRNTILVYVEVGDSSVDCHATASAVSRNDRNLDSSFCAQNAQSLNKSQAEGFCDDFGGFQGGGEGIYLSGNEQAPAAESAKSAQKPTLFKDNWIYVHSKDTSTGRITNFANWTKDLQCGQDSAILCLEYWANDDEPLWKLDDKALSEMAKKDLLEPKLVADSSLIKNTSVLKIHKSYPVYERGYKDNLHKIYKALDDFKDLYFIGRNGSFKYNNQDHSILMGLMCADKILGRECDLWHINTDYDYQESGKA
- the ppa gene encoding inorganic diphosphatase, producing MDLTKISYGKVPNEINAVIEIPFGSDIKYEIDKDSGAVVVDRIMRSAVYYPANYGFVPNTLADDDDPMDILVLNEYPLQAGSVIKCRLIGVLIMEDEGGMDEKLLAVALDKIDPTYSDVKSYKDLPKLTLDRIKNFFETYKMLEPDKWVKVKDFQEADKAAELLQQAIKNYKG
- a CDS encoding FAD-linked oxidase C-terminal domain-containing protein, with amino-acid sequence MALETTHIEYFKQLLGEENAKIDSLHKLAYSYDATRESREPDMVLFPRDEKDISDILKYCNTHLIPIVPRGAGSGFTGGSIVADGGIVLALEKHMNKILELDTKNLIVRVQPGVINKDLQNFVESHGLFYPPDPASENQSTIGGNVSENAGGMRAAKYGITKDYVMAIRAVLPNGNIIRAGKKTIKDVAGYNVAGILIASEGTLAVISEITLKLIAKPKITRSAMGIFDTIENAMNAVYKTMASGVTPVAMEFLDNLTIRAVESKFNKGLPTEAGAILITEVDGNLEEEIQYQLKLIESRFKENGCVEFKVAKDSKEGQDLWFARKNASQSISIYGKKKLNEDITVPRAKLPELLEKIDEVSKRYGFKIPCFGHTGDGNVHTNVMVEDLKDLDKGHEAITEIFKIAVELEGTLSGEHGIGLAKAPFMNLAFNEDEMNLFRSIKSAFDPNNILNPNKMGL
- the galE gene encoding UDP-glucose 4-epimerase GalE gives rise to the protein MLNKKILVTGGAGYIGSHANALLNTLGFQTIVLDNLVYGHKESLHYAPLPFSYTSPFTKSPTISSQYLDSTLTNHANKTTNSSNCSVALEALAKLEGRSYLSDNDYPSNLANRSNCIDKGEFLQNLDSKTPNTQDSVLNFLTQLERNFNGGGGANTQDSILYNNLKSNLNSNNDLSRQLQTAHKNTTFIHADLSDKATLDSIFSTYQIQAVMHFAAFAYVGESVKDPSKYYYNNIANSLNLLESMRKANVKNIIFSSTCATYGHPLHLPITESHPQNPINPYGYSKLVVENMLKDFSHAYGLEYVILRYFNAAGASMLFNIGESHSPETHLIPLLLQTALGQRECLSIYGDDYPTKDGSCIRDYIHIDDLANAHILALKYLLNGGKSEAFNLGNGEGFSIFELLECASRLCGRQIPYTIESRREGDPATLIGDSSKAQQILGWKAHFADIETILSSALAWHSNPRY